Proteins encoded by one window of Channa argus isolate prfri chromosome 13, Channa argus male v1.0, whole genome shotgun sequence:
- the LOC137139854 gene encoding uncharacterized protein — translation MAIRGVSVWLLLLGLAAGSGSGLDSESERGRIQMRRVQNLATQPRYGDCWARALEDLGTHCKDLTSESQSRMALRFAYCHLSSSGRNFPACPERSELSKCTGAMDVVAFNTYTEFFTHTHSICHFLQSEAWQSRAENTIYRLTESSAGVAEQLQSTRQMAEELIVTQSAALQAQQEILNNGEELRLTLRESTQGLQAVFSELSSVSREQQVALSELFNRVSFLHSFLLTEANSLSSCCYNAAALFTAFLLTSTQRSSRARLLLLVLVCLNFYLERKIYQFVLSSDHPEHKHMELLSAYVSVLRCFMVCIGGYVLFYVCMRYRDPVQQSLQVLQQLKETQRSLQEALQHAECLGEQQRKKEEKEGSQLDVKRRREEAPRTRRKENKEEEEGCSTLLSPATDLSNLSVFGWSSDSSSTVSTTLLPCVSHSASQSPGRRPRRTSSSSSAQVYSILVEDKQSRYSLRSRRSETQ, via the exons ATGGCGATACGTGGAGTCTCGGTTTGGCTGTTGCTGCTCGGACTCGCCGCTGGTTCCGGTTCCGGTCTCGATTCGGAATCTGAGCGCGGCAGGATTCAAATGCGGCGTGTGCAGAACCTGGCCACTCAACCCAGGTATGGAGATTGTTGGGCGCGAGCCCTGGAGGATCTGGGCACGCACTGCAAGGATTTGACTTCAGAGAGCCAGAGCCGGATGGCCCTGCGCTTTGCCTATTGTCACCTGAGCAG CTCTGGCAGGAATTTCCCAGCTTGCCCTGAGAGGTCAGAGCTCAGCAAGTGTACAGGTGCAATGGATGTTGTGGCCTTTAACACCTACACAGAGTTCTTCACCCACACTCACTCCATCTGTCACTTTCTGCAGTCTGAGGCTTGGCAGAGCCGCGCTGAGAACACAATCTACAG GTTAACGGAGAGTTCAGCAGGTGTAGCTGAGCAGCTTCAGTCCACCAGGCAGATGGCTGAAGAACTGATTGTGACCCAGAGTGCTGCCTTACAGGCACAGCAGGAAATCCTGAACAATGGGGAGGAGCTTAGACTGACCCTGAGAGAATCAACACAGG GTCTGCAGGCAGTGTTCTCTGAGCTCAGCAGTGTTTCCAGGGAGCAGCAGGTGGCACTTTCTGAACTCTTCAACAGAGTTTCCTTCCTGCACAGCTTCCTGCTGACAGAGGCTAACAGCCTAAGCTCCTGCTGCTACAATGCTGCCGCCCTCTTCACTGCCTTCCTCCTCACCTCCACCCAGCGCTCTTCCAGAGCCAG gttgttgttgttggttctGGTGTGTTTGAACTTCTACCTGGAGAGGAAGATCTACCAATTCGTGCTGAGCTCTGATCAtcctgaacacaaacacatg GAACTGCTCAGTGCGTATGTGAGTGTGCTGCGATGTTTCATGGTGTGCATTGGAGGGTATGTtctgttttatgtgtgtatgcgGTACAGAGACCCGGTGCAGCAGAGTCTGCAGGTGCTGCAGCAGCTTAAAGAGACACAGCGCAGCCTGCAGGAGGCGCTGCAGCACGCAG AGTGTCTGGGAGAGCaacagaggaagaaggaggagaaagaggggagTCAGCTAGATGTAAAG aggagaagagaggaggcaCCAAGGACGAGGCGGAAGGAGaataaagaggaagaggaggggtgCAGCACACTGCTGTCTCCAGCAACAGACCTGTCTAATCTCTCAGTCTTTG GGTGGAgtagtgacagcagcagcactgtcaGCACCACTCTGCTGCCGTGTGTTTCCCACAGTGCCTCACAGAGTCCAGGCAGACGTCCTCGTCgcacctcctcatcctcctccgcACAGGTCTACAGCATCCTGGTGGAGGACAAACAG TCTCGTTACAGCTTGAGGAGCCGAAGATCAGAGACTCAGTAA